A single window of Vitreimonas flagellata DNA harbors:
- a CDS encoding lysophospholipid acyltransferase family protein, giving the protein MAKPKQINLMFRLEALAWHAYVGGLGALGLDRASRWGAAIVPVVGQLTSAHKTALRNIKMAFPEQSDEWHRETRAEMWREIGRMSGEFPHMGTFLERYRSGELEFRGKEIVEATLGKGAVFIGGHFSDWEITSLCLAQVDPNSHFTYRPANNPIIDKYIVETRAAFGLALQAAKGKEGGMGLLRSLKKGRSVALMNDQKYNKGLSVPFFGHECMTADGPTRLALKFNVPLIPITGRRIQGTKFVATAYPPIPLDYDKPNDEQTVYDGVKRVNEFMEARVREAPAQWFWAHRRWPKEAWKKAGVM; this is encoded by the coding sequence ATGGCTAAGCCGAAGCAGATCAATCTTATGTTTCGCCTCGAGGCGCTGGCTTGGCACGCCTATGTCGGCGGGCTGGGCGCGTTGGGGCTGGACCGCGCGTCGCGCTGGGGTGCAGCGATCGTGCCGGTCGTGGGGCAACTCACGAGCGCGCACAAAACCGCCCTGCGCAACATCAAGATGGCCTTTCCCGAGCAGAGCGACGAATGGCATCGCGAAACCCGCGCCGAGATGTGGCGCGAGATCGGGCGCATGTCCGGCGAGTTTCCGCACATGGGCACATTCCTCGAACGCTATCGCAGCGGCGAACTGGAATTCCGTGGCAAGGAGATTGTAGAGGCGACGCTCGGCAAAGGCGCCGTCTTCATCGGCGGGCATTTCTCTGATTGGGAAATCACCTCGCTCTGCCTGGCGCAGGTCGATCCCAATTCGCACTTCACCTATCGCCCAGCCAACAACCCGATCATCGACAAATACATTGTCGAGACGCGCGCCGCGTTCGGGCTTGCGCTGCAAGCAGCCAAAGGCAAGGAGGGCGGCATGGGCCTGTTGCGATCCCTGAAGAAGGGTCGCAGCGTCGCCCTGATGAACGACCAAAAATACAATAAGGGCCTCTCCGTTCCGTTCTTCGGCCATGAGTGCATGACCGCCGATGGCCCCACGCGCCTCGCGCTTAAATTCAATGTGCCGCTCATCCCGATCACGGGCCGGCGCATCCAAGGCACCAAATTTGTCGCCACCGCCTATCCGCCGATCCCGCTCGATTACGACAAGCCGAACGACGAGCAGACCGTCTATGACGGCGTCAAACGCGTGAACGAGTTCATGGAAGCGCGCGTGCGCGAAGCCCCGGCGCAATGGTTCTGGGCCCACCGCCGCTGGCCAAAAGAG
- a CDS encoding DUF4170 domain-containing protein, translated as MSEQPQLLHLVIGGELKDLARPEFVDLTAVDFVGAYPNYRTAYDAWKGAAQRTVDNARMRYFIIHAHRLLDPGTDPEHEL; from the coding sequence ATGAGCGAGCAACCACAGCTCCTGCACCTCGTTATCGGCGGCGAATTGAAAGACCTCGCCCGCCCGGAATTCGTTGATCTGACCGCCGTCGATTTCGTCGGCGCCTATCCGAATTATCGCACCGCCTACGACGCCTGGAAGGGTGCGGCGCAACGCACGGTCGACAACGCGCGGATGCGCTATTTTATCATCCACGCACACCGCCTGCTCGATCCGGGAACGGACCCTGAGCACGAACTCTAA
- a CDS encoding 3-deoxy-D-manno-octulosonic acid transferase, translated as MSFSPALLFYRAATTLVGPFAGLWLNARARNGKEDEDRVAERFGRYTQARPEGTLVWLHAASVGESGVALSLIEALAARDPSLSFVISTGTRTSADLVAKRAPPRTTHIYAPLDTAASVRRFLAYWRPDLGVFVESEIWPNLILAAEKQGVKLALVNARMSVKTLRQWENWPAAGKRLVKAFSFISAADGRTARALKRLRGEEISARGNLKLAAPAPSIDINARGSMLAQIGGRPIWLAASTHEGEDEIVLAAHERLRENFPNALLILVPRHPERGADIAKLAAGAPRRALRQPIADAPVYIADTLGELGLFYDLSPIALVAGSLAPHLKGHNPIEPAKLGAAILTGPYVESFQDLFDALFTAGGATSVDTPSSIAAAVTVLWRDDASRNEQLDSARRVAALGADAFNHTLTSLSALLPPQPRAPRAAHASA; from the coding sequence GTGAGTTTTTCTCCCGCTCTCCTCTTCTATCGCGCGGCGACGACGCTGGTTGGGCCCTTCGCCGGGTTGTGGCTCAACGCACGTGCGCGCAACGGCAAGGAAGACGAAGATCGCGTTGCCGAACGCTTTGGCCGCTACACGCAAGCGCGCCCAGAAGGCACACTCGTCTGGCTGCATGCGGCCAGCGTCGGTGAAAGCGGCGTCGCGCTGTCGTTGATCGAGGCGCTCGCGGCGCGCGATCCTTCGCTCTCCTTCGTCATCAGCACAGGCACGCGCACCTCCGCCGATCTCGTCGCCAAGCGCGCGCCGCCGCGCACGACGCACATCTATGCGCCGCTCGATACGGCTGCGAGCGTGCGTCGCTTCCTCGCGTACTGGCGCCCCGACCTCGGCGTCTTCGTCGAAAGCGAAATCTGGCCCAACCTCATCCTCGCCGCCGAAAAGCAAGGCGTGAAGCTCGCGCTGGTCAACGCGCGCATGAGCGTAAAGACGCTGCGCCAGTGGGAGAATTGGCCCGCCGCCGGCAAGCGCCTGGTGAAAGCGTTCTCCTTCATCTCCGCCGCCGATGGCCGGACCGCGCGCGCCTTGAAGCGCTTGCGCGGCGAAGAAATCAGCGCGCGCGGCAATCTGAAACTCGCAGCGCCCGCCCCGAGCATCGACATCAACGCCCGCGGCTCGATGCTGGCGCAGATCGGCGGCCGGCCGATCTGGCTCGCGGCCTCTACGCATGAGGGCGAAGACGAAATCGTGCTCGCCGCGCACGAGCGTTTGCGCGAAAATTTCCCGAACGCGCTGCTGATCCTCGTGCCGCGCCATCCCGAACGCGGCGCCGATATCGCCAAACTTGCAGCCGGCGCGCCACGACGCGCGCTGCGCCAACCGATCGCCGATGCGCCCGTCTATATCGCGGACACCTTGGGCGAGCTGGGGCTGTTCTACGATCTCTCGCCGATTGCGCTCGTGGCCGGCAGTTTGGCGCCGCACCTGAAAGGTCACAACCCGATCGAGCCGGCCAAGCTCGGCGCAGCCATTCTCACCGGCCCGTATGTCGAGAGCTTCCAGGATTTGTTCGACGCCCTCTTCACTGCCGGCGGTGCAACGAGTGTGGATACGCCATCCTCGATCGCGGCGGCTGTCACAGTGCTTTGGCGCGACGATGCGAGCCGCAATGAGCAGCTCGATTCCGCACGCCGCGTCGCAGCGCTCGGCGCCGATGCGTTCAACCACACGCTGACTTCACTTTCCGCGTTGCTGCCGCCCCAGCCGCGCGCGCCACGGGCTGCGCATGCGTCCGCCTGA
- a CDS encoding lysophospholipid acyltransferase family protein codes for MLKNFLGNSIVQFVIGRLIGLYMLLVGVTTRWTRVNQAAIEPFWAGQGKMIACIWHGRFIQVHKLWAFGPGVPRAKMLISQSREGGIVAHASRTVGAEVIRGSSAKRGQQKGGVEAMRQMARHIEDGGIICMTPDGPRGPRMRVKRGPVQLAKLAGAQLVAMSWATSNRIVFDSWDKFVLPLPFGRGALIWGEPIDPPALDASDAEFEAVRLKLETEMLRIAAEADRMAGTAIVEPAPLKPEPAQHTEEAAHAS; via the coding sequence ATGCTCAAGAATTTCCTAGGCAATTCAATCGTCCAGTTCGTGATCGGGCGTCTGATCGGGCTCTATATGCTGCTCGTGGGCGTCACCACGCGTTGGACGCGGGTGAACCAAGCGGCGATCGAACCGTTCTGGGCCGGCCAAGGAAAGATGATCGCCTGCATCTGGCACGGGCGCTTCATCCAGGTTCATAAGCTGTGGGCGTTCGGTCCCGGTGTGCCAAGGGCGAAGATGCTGATCTCCCAATCACGCGAGGGCGGCATCGTGGCGCACGCTTCGCGCACGGTCGGCGCCGAAGTGATCCGCGGCTCTTCGGCCAAACGCGGCCAGCAAAAAGGCGGCGTCGAAGCTATGCGTCAGATGGCCCGCCACATCGAAGACGGCGGCATCATCTGCATGACGCCGGACGGCCCGCGCGGGCCGCGCATGCGCGTAAAGCGCGGCCCGGTCCAATTGGCCAAGCTCGCTGGCGCTCAGCTCGTGGCGATGAGCTGGGCCACCTCCAACCGCATCGTGTTCGACAGCTGGGACAAATTTGTGCTGCCGCTGCCGTTCGGGCGTGGCGCGCTGATCTGGGGCGAGCCGATCGATCCGCCCGCGCTCGACGCGAGCGACGCTGAGTTCGAAGCGGTGCGCCTGAAACTGGAAACCGAAATGCTGCGCATTGCCGCCGAAGCTGATCGCATGGCTGGGACCGCCATCGTTGAACCTGCCCCGCTCAAGCCGGAGCCCGCGCAGCACACAGAAGAGGCGGCGCACGCTTCGTGA
- a CDS encoding ABC transporter ATP-binding protein, giving the protein MAALAPSLALVAAAGVAYALILKYTTDGITADDPRVLIWAPIAVLIAGIVRGGAMYAQAVLTQVLALKVLRDLQNAMFAKLMSVDFARYAREEPGRLVSRFTNDINVIADALVRGAQASIRDTITLIGAIASMLWFDWVLTLVVFGVFLLAGGPLMRIGKIARKQTQAAQQQIGALSALLFETFGAARFVKTYGLESHETERAREGFEARRKLSVKLARNRAVTVPLLEIIGAIALAGVLWIASARILADQMTVGDLMGMIGAVGVATPAARAMGQFTTLLNEAGAALTRVFGLIDEPTTINDKPGAKPMKVSHGALSFENVTFSYGDAPAISDITFTVEPGETVALVGPSGSGKSTIFNLLPRLYDVTAGSVQIDGQDVRDVSIASLRSSIALVSQEAALFNDTIRANIALGRAGATSAQIEDAARAAAAHDFIMALPQGYDTNVGERGGKLSGGERQRIALARAFLRDAPILLLDEATSALDAESEAKVQEALKRLSVGRTVLVIAHRLSTVRDADRIIALENGRIAEMGQHDDLVAKGGLYARLSRLQFQGAEAS; this is encoded by the coding sequence ATGGCCGCACTCGCACCGTCGCTGGCGCTCGTGGCCGCGGCCGGTGTCGCGTACGCGCTGATCCTCAAATACACGACGGACGGCATCACAGCAGACGACCCGCGCGTGCTGATCTGGGCGCCGATCGCGGTGCTGATCGCGGGCATCGTGCGCGGCGGGGCGATGTATGCGCAAGCTGTGCTGACGCAAGTGCTGGCGCTCAAAGTGCTGCGCGATCTGCAGAACGCGATGTTCGCGAAGCTCATGTCGGTCGATTTCGCACGCTACGCTCGCGAAGAGCCGGGCCGCCTCGTCTCGCGCTTCACTAACGACATCAACGTCATCGCCGACGCCCTGGTGCGCGGCGCGCAAGCCAGCATTCGCGACACCATCACCTTGATCGGCGCTATCGCGTCTATGCTGTGGTTCGACTGGGTGCTGACTTTGGTTGTGTTCGGCGTCTTCCTGCTCGCGGGCGGACCGCTGATGCGCATCGGCAAGATCGCCCGCAAGCAAACCCAAGCCGCGCAGCAGCAGATCGGCGCACTTTCGGCACTTTTGTTCGAGACCTTCGGCGCCGCGCGTTTCGTGAAGACCTACGGGCTGGAAAGCCACGAGACCGAACGGGCGCGCGAAGGTTTTGAAGCGCGGCGCAAACTCTCGGTGAAGCTCGCACGCAACCGGGCCGTGACTGTGCCGCTACTTGAGATCATTGGCGCCATTGCGCTCGCCGGCGTGCTCTGGATCGCCAGCGCGCGGATTCTGGCCGATCAAATGACAGTGGGTGATCTCATGGGGATGATCGGCGCCGTGGGCGTAGCCACCCCCGCCGCGCGCGCGATGGGCCAATTCACGACCTTGCTCAATGAAGCGGGTGCGGCGCTCACCCGCGTCTTCGGCCTGATTGATGAGCCGACGACGATCAACGACAAGCCTGGCGCGAAGCCGATGAAAGTCTCACACGGCGCACTCTCCTTCGAAAACGTCACTTTCTCGTACGGCGATGCACCGGCGATTTCGGACATCACCTTCACGGTGGAGCCTGGTGAAACCGTAGCTCTCGTCGGCCCATCCGGCTCCGGCAAGTCCACCATCTTCAATCTGCTGCCGCGTCTCTACGACGTCACCGCCGGCAGCGTGCAGATCGATGGGCAGGACGTGCGCGACGTCTCCATTGCGTCGCTGCGTTCCTCGATCGCGCTGGTTTCGCAGGAAGCCGCGCTCTTCAACGACACGATCCGCGCCAATATCGCACTCGGCCGCGCCGGCGCCACGAGCGCCCAGATCGAAGACGCAGCACGCGCCGCCGCCGCGCACGATTTCATCATGGCGCTGCCGCAAGGCTACGATACGAACGTGGGCGAGCGCGGCGGCAAGCTATCCGGCGGCGAACGCCAGCGAATCGCGCTCGCACGCGCCTTCTTGCGCGACGCGCCGATCCTGTTGCTCGATGAAGCCACCAGCGCGCTCGATGCGGAGAGCGAGGCCAAGGTGCAAGAGGCGCTGAAGCGCCTCTCTGTGGGCCGCACCGTGCTCGTGATTGCGCATCGCCTCTCCACCGTGCGTGACGCTGATCGCATCATCGCGCTCGAAAACGGCCGCATTGCTGAAATGGGCCAGCACGATGATCTCGTGGCCAAGGGCGGGCTTTATGCGCGCTTGAGCCGCCTGCAATTTCAGGGCGCCGAAGCGAGCTAG
- a CDS encoding UrcA family protein gives MPRPLHIALISGLMLASTASLAFAQESRVVRYGDLNLKNEYDAERLIDRIENAAEDVCDTNTPYLAVRRAEIECEAETEQVAVDDVDHPTVTNRYYATRYGSGYLEGSYDDTNPAPAVSAPK, from the coding sequence ATGCCACGCCCTTTACACATCGCTTTGATTTCCGGCCTGATGCTGGCCTCGACAGCATCGCTCGCGTTCGCGCAAGAGAGCCGTGTGGTTCGCTACGGCGATTTGAATCTCAAGAACGAATACGACGCCGAGCGTCTGATCGATCGCATCGAAAACGCTGCGGAGGACGTTTGCGATACGAACACGCCTTACCTCGCCGTACGCCGCGCCGAAATTGAGTGCGAAGCCGAAACCGAGCAAGTCGCGGTGGATGACGTCGACCATCCGACAGTCACGAACCGCTATTATGCGACGCGCTATGGCTCAGGCTATCTCGAGGGCTCGTACGACGACACGAACCCGGCCCCTGCGGTCAGCGCGCCGAAATAA
- a CDS encoding fused DSP-PTPase phosphatase/NAD kinase-like protein has translation MSKTADPSRFDLATPDGRRRAEHDLVWADHGFLRAMFANFHWIEDGVMARANQPSPEAIARYADMGIKTILNLRGKADTGYYALEKEACERHGITLVDQRMHSREPPSKAQIHAAKDWFDRIQYPALMHCKSGADRAGAMAVLYKHFKMGLPIEEAVEQLRLKYLHVRQGKTGVIDYFFQRYLEETKASGKPFLQWVDEDYDQKAIKGAFLGEWWANLLVDKILRRE, from the coding sequence ATGAGCAAGACCGCAGATCCCAGCCGTTTCGACCTGGCGACGCCCGATGGGCGGCGGCGGGCCGAGCACGATCTGGTCTGGGCCGACCATGGCTTCTTGCGCGCGATGTTCGCCAATTTCCACTGGATCGAGGACGGCGTGATGGCGCGGGCCAACCAGCCCTCGCCGGAAGCGATCGCGCGTTACGCCGACATGGGGATCAAGACGATCCTCAATCTGCGCGGCAAGGCCGACACGGGCTATTACGCGCTCGAGAAAGAAGCCTGCGAGCGCCACGGCATTACGCTGGTGGACCAGCGCATGCATTCGCGCGAACCGCCCAGCAAAGCGCAAATCCACGCGGCCAAGGATTGGTTCGACCGCATCCAATACCCGGCTTTGATGCACTGCAAATCAGGCGCGGATCGCGCCGGCGCCATGGCGGTGCTCTACAAGCATTTCAAAATGGGCCTACCGATCGAAGAGGCGGTGGAGCAGCTGCGGCTGAAATATCTGCACGTGCGCCAGGGGAAAACCGGCGTCATCGACTACTTCTTCCAGCGCTACCTCGAAGAGACCAAGGCCAGCGGCAAACCATTCCTGCAATGGGTCGACGAGGATTACGACCAGAAGGCGATCAAGGGCGCCTTCCTGGGCGAGTGGTGGGCCAACCTGCTCGTAGATAAAATTCTGCGACGCGAATAA
- a CDS encoding 3'(2'),5'-bisphosphate nucleotidase CysQ, with product MQSAASDLELLEAAAREAGALARQLLAKPLEIQSKGEAGPVTNVDFAVNDLLTEKLRNARPDYGWLSEETPDDHSQRIGKQRVFMLDPIDGTAAMIAKAPQWTISIGISDNDRAYAGAVYNPITDEMFLGAPGARATLNGRQMFASSRDTLEGARMIGQKNRFSDKRWQSPWPKMDIIERQSIAYRMALVAAGQGDATVLFGFKNEWDISAGAALIEAAGGRVSDLWGKPIRLNQPDPRAPGVAAAGAALHPLLIERTTDFPDPRKR from the coding sequence TTGCAATCGGCGGCGTCTGACCTCGAGCTCCTGGAAGCAGCGGCACGCGAAGCAGGCGCCCTTGCCCGGCAATTGCTGGCGAAGCCGCTTGAGATCCAGTCCAAGGGCGAAGCGGGCCCCGTCACCAATGTCGATTTCGCGGTGAATGATCTGCTCACCGAGAAGCTGCGCAATGCGCGGCCTGATTATGGCTGGCTCTCGGAAGAAACGCCGGACGATCATAGCCAACGCATCGGCAAGCAGCGCGTCTTCATGCTCGACCCGATCGACGGCACCGCCGCGATGATCGCCAAGGCGCCGCAATGGACCATCTCCATCGGCATCAGCGACAACGACCGCGCCTATGCAGGCGCAGTTTACAATCCGATCACCGACGAGATGTTCTTGGGCGCGCCGGGCGCACGCGCCACGCTCAACGGCCGGCAGATGTTCGCCAGCAGCCGCGACACGCTCGAAGGCGCGCGCATGATCGGCCAGAAGAACCGCTTCTCCGACAAACGCTGGCAATCGCCTTGGCCGAAGATGGACATCATCGAACGCCAATCGATCGCCTATCGCATGGCTCTGGTCGCTGCAGGCCAAGGCGACGCCACGGTTTTGTTCGGCTTCAAGAACGAGTGGGACATCTCAGCAGGCGCCGCACTCATCGAAGCGGCAGGCGGGCGCGTCAGCGATCTTTGGGGCAAACCGATCAGGCTCAATCAGCCCGATCCGCGGGCGCCCGGCGTCGCTGCGGCTGGCGCGGCGCTGCACCCTTTGCTAATCGAGCGCACCACTGATTTCCCTGATCCGCGCAAGCGATAG
- the lpxK gene encoding tetraacyldisaccharide 4'-kinase: protein MRMRPPEFWKADVSGRDSALALRALLTPLSWAYALASAHRIRTTISRHAPVPVICIGNLTVGGAGKTPISRAIRAKLGPAAHMLSRGYGGRVAGPLRVTTDMSASEVGDEPLLHARDGAAWIARDRLAGALAAAQSGAHAIILDDGFQNPTLAKDLSIVAVDPGYGIGNGQVFPAGPLRERLADGLARADAIVLLHPQGAEQVEQEWLEGFAKPILHARLEPAGIVPEGKLVAFAGLARPEKFFDTLTAMGAKLADAVPFPDHHPFSEDDLKHLEALAKDHDARLITTEKDAARLSPEWRARVAILPVAARFSDDAALENLLAPIRSRMNTMHG, encoded by the coding sequence CTGCGCATGCGTCCGCCTGAGTTCTGGAAGGCCGATGTCAGCGGGCGAGATTCCGCGCTGGCGCTGCGCGCGCTACTGACGCCGCTCTCGTGGGCGTACGCCTTGGCCTCAGCGCATCGCATCCGCACCACGATTTCGCGTCATGCGCCGGTGCCGGTGATCTGCATCGGCAATCTCACCGTCGGCGGCGCGGGCAAAACGCCGATCTCGCGCGCCATTCGCGCGAAACTTGGCCCCGCCGCACACATGCTCTCGCGCGGTTATGGTGGGCGCGTTGCAGGCCCGCTGCGCGTCACCACCGATATGTCCGCAAGCGAAGTCGGCGATGAGCCGCTGCTGCACGCGCGCGACGGCGCCGCCTGGATCGCGCGCGACCGCCTCGCCGGCGCGCTCGCCGCCGCGCAATCCGGCGCGCACGCGATCATCTTGGACGACGGCTTCCAAAATCCAACGCTGGCGAAGGATCTCTCCATTGTCGCCGTCGACCCTGGCTACGGCATCGGCAACGGCCAAGTGTTTCCGGCGGGCCCCTTGCGCGAGCGCTTGGCAGATGGCCTGGCCCGCGCCGATGCAATCGTGTTGCTACACCCGCAAGGCGCCGAGCAGGTCGAGCAAGAATGGCTCGAAGGCTTCGCCAAACCGATCCTGCACGCGCGGCTCGAACCTGCCGGCATCGTTCCCGAAGGCAAGCTCGTCGCTTTCGCCGGCCTCGCACGACCGGAAAAATTCTTCGACACATTGACCGCTATGGGCGCCAAGCTCGCCGACGCTGTGCCGTTTCCCGATCACCACCCGTTCAGCGAGGATGATCTGAAACACCTCGAAGCGCTGGCCAAAGATCACGACGCACGTCTCATCACCACCGAGAAAGACGCCGCCCGCTTGAGCCCGGAATGGCGTGCGCGTGTGGCGATTCTGCCAGTCGCCGCGCGCTTTTCCGACGACGCGGCCCTGGAGAACTTGCTCGCGCCCATCCGCTCGCGCATGAACACGATGCATGGCTAA
- a CDS encoding CHASE3 domain-containing protein, with translation MTVSVLGRRLPAVATYVAGLGVSLFLLLLTIGVALWQSERSVELNQSVRESLETRSQLRLLLRNLQDAETGQRGYLLTGDESYLEPYLASRDEAPRSVELLEVAAGDNSERVAETQRLRELVAGKLDEVSQTVLLYRNGRRNEAMLIVESDRGKQLMDELRGIIAAAEAREQTDIVERMAAVDRSAQQLRFIVLFAGILLVAIGFLLVTAVRNAMRELRTSRDEARSAHERLLQEMGGREQAEAKVRQMQKMDAIGQLTGGVAHDFNNMLAVIISALQLAQRRLARGETDIARFTDAAMDAARRAATLTSRLLAFARRQPLQPTVLDVNRVVGGMSELLRRTLGEQIEFETVLAGGIWRVNADLSELENALVNVCVNARDAMSGGGKLTIETANAFLDEAYAAANIDVAPGQYVMIAVTDTGSGMPPEVKAKVFEPFYTTKEVGKGTGLGLSHVHGFLKQSGGHVAIYSEVGHGTSVKLYLPRTQLAETDAPLATPIEDLPPGDAGALILVVEDEERVRTLSVASLRELGYTVLHADSGVQALQVLERNPATALMFTDIVMPGMSGRKLADEAKSRWPTLKVLYTTGYTQNAIVHNGVVDADARLLLKPYSLNDLARKIRAVLDEPS, from the coding sequence ATGACTGTCAGCGTACTTGGACGCCGCCTGCCGGCGGTGGCGACTTATGTCGCCGGCTTAGGCGTCTCGCTTTTTCTGCTGCTGCTGACGATCGGCGTCGCGCTCTGGCAGAGCGAGCGCAGTGTTGAACTCAACCAGTCGGTACGCGAATCCCTAGAGACGCGCTCGCAGCTGCGTTTGCTGTTGCGCAATCTGCAGGACGCAGAGACGGGCCAGCGCGGCTATCTGCTGACTGGCGATGAATCTTATCTGGAGCCCTATCTGGCCTCCCGTGATGAGGCGCCGCGTTCTGTGGAATTGCTGGAAGTAGCTGCAGGCGACAATTCGGAGCGGGTGGCGGAGACGCAGCGGCTGCGTGAATTGGTGGCTGGCAAGCTCGATGAAGTGTCGCAAACCGTTTTGCTCTACCGCAACGGCCGTCGTAATGAGGCGATGCTGATCGTCGAGTCTGATCGCGGCAAACAATTGATGGATGAATTGCGCGGCATCATCGCCGCGGCCGAGGCGCGCGAGCAGACCGATATCGTCGAACGAATGGCGGCGGTGGATCGCTCGGCGCAGCAATTGCGATTCATCGTGTTGTTCGCCGGCATTCTCTTGGTGGCGATCGGCTTTCTGCTGGTCACGGCGGTGCGAAACGCCATGCGCGAATTGCGCACGTCGCGTGATGAGGCGCGTAGCGCGCACGAGCGTCTGCTGCAGGAAATGGGCGGGCGCGAGCAGGCGGAAGCCAAGGTCCGCCAGATGCAGAAGATGGACGCGATCGGTCAGCTCACCGGCGGCGTCGCGCACGATTTCAACAATATGCTCGCCGTTATCATCAGCGCGCTGCAATTGGCGCAGCGGCGCTTGGCGCGCGGAGAGACCGACATCGCAAGATTCACTGACGCCGCGATGGATGCGGCGCGCCGCGCAGCAACACTCACAAGCCGGCTGTTGGCGTTTGCGCGCCGGCAGCCGCTGCAGCCGACAGTGCTGGACGTCAACCGCGTCGTCGGCGGCATGTCGGAATTGCTGCGGCGGACTTTGGGCGAGCAGATTGAGTTTGAAACCGTGCTCGCGGGCGGGATATGGCGCGTCAACGCCGATCTCAGCGAGTTGGAGAACGCACTCGTCAATGTGTGCGTGAATGCGCGCGACGCCATGTCTGGCGGCGGCAAATTGACGATTGAAACAGCTAACGCGTTTCTCGACGAGGCCTATGCTGCGGCGAATATCGACGTCGCGCCCGGCCAATACGTGATGATCGCCGTGACGGATACGGGCTCGGGCATGCCGCCTGAGGTGAAGGCGAAGGTGTTTGAGCCGTTTTACACGACGAAGGAAGTCGGCAAGGGCACGGGGCTTGGATTGAGCCACGTGCATGGCTTCCTGAAACAATCGGGCGGGCACGTTGCGATTTATTCGGAGGTCGGACACGGCACGAGCGTGAAGCTCTATCTGCCGCGCACGCAATTGGCCGAAACCGACGCGCCATTGGCCACGCCGATCGAGGATTTGCCGCCCGGGGATGCGGGCGCGCTGATCCTGGTGGTGGAAGACGAAGAGCGCGTGCGGACGCTGAGCGTCGCTTCGCTGCGCGAGCTTGGCTACACCGTGCTGCACGCCGATAGCGGCGTGCAGGCGTTGCAAGTGCTGGAGAGGAATCCGGCGACGGCGCTGATGTTCACCGACATCGTGATGCCGGGCATGAGTGGGCGGAAGCTGGCAGATGAGGCTAAGAGCCGGTGGCCGACGTTGAAAGTGCTCTACACCACCGGCTATACGCAAAACGCCATCGTGCACAACGGTGTTGTCGACGCCGACGCGCGGCTCTTGCTCAAGCCCTATTCGTTGAACGATCTGGCCCGCAAGATCCGCGCGGTGCTGGATGAACCGAGCTGA